The following is a genomic window from Saprospiraceae bacterium.
AGTAAAATTTTTGAATCCATAATGGCTTCAAATGAATAAGTAGCAGGATTGTCATTGACTAAATGTTCTACATTGAGGTTGAAGGTATTGCTTCGTCTTAGCATAATGTTAAACTCAACGCCTTTTTCATCTTTATAAGCTCCTCTAAAAAATCCTTCTATGATGTAAAATGCTTTTCGTTCTGAATTGCCAAAATCCAAAATTCTGGTTTTGGCGGGTACTACTATGTAAGAAGAAATTTCTATGAGCATCTCAACAACTTTATCATCAAACTCTTTAAGATTGTTTTTGATAAGATCGTACTGATATAAAGATATCTTAGTCATAAAGACATTATGTTTGGTCAAATATAAATACTTTGAAAGTAATAAAAAAATATTTACATAAGATAATAAATATTCCAATTTTTAAACATTACACCAAATTTATAAATACTCTTTATATATTCACTTTATTTTTTAACATTCAACAATTAAATCAATGTACAAATTATTAACTTTTAGTGTATTTATCTTACTCACTTACTCTATCTCAGCTCAAAATATGCTCAATGGAAGCGTTATCGACAATACAACCGGAGAGCCTATCATCGGAGCAAATTTAACCATCAAAGATACTGGTCAAGGCACAACCACTGATTTTGATGGAAAGTATTCATTTTCATCATCAAAGAGTTTTCCATGGACGATAATCGTATCATATATCGGTTATGAGACAAAGAGCATTATTGCAGATGGGAAGACAGAGCTTAACATAAGGCTTTCATCTGATGCTGAACTATTGGATGAGGTAGTAGTCTCTGCATCTCGAAAGGCAGAAAAGAAGCAGGAATCTCCTTCTGCCATTAGTGTTTTGAGTGGAAAAAACTTGCACTAGACAATGTATCCAATCCGTTTTTGGCACTAAGGAATACGACTGGTGTTGATGTGAGTCAAATGGGTGTTGCTGATGGGCATATAAACCTCAGAGGTCGATCTGCTGCATTTAACACTGAAACATTTATTATAGCTGATTATAGGAACATCAATTTACCAAGTTTAGGTACCATGATCAATGGACAGAATCCAATAGATGGAATAGATATGGAAAAGATCGAAGTAATAAAAGGTCCTGGAGGAGCTCTCTATGGTCCTGGTGTGGAAGCAGGTGTTGTTCACTTTATTTCAAAATCCGCTTTTAAAGAACAAGGACTTACGGTCTCACTGGGAGCTGGTACACAATCTCAATTGCAAGGAGCACTTAGATATGCTGGTGTTTCTAAGAGTCAAAAATTTGGATACAAATTGACAGGGTATTATAGACAGGCAAGAGATTTTGAGATTGACCTTACTGACTCTATTCAAAAAGCACGAGTAAATGCTTATCCAAAACAAATAACAAGTTCATTGACTGGTCAAAAAATTGGAGATCCTACTATCAATTATGATAACGAAGCATATAACGTAAATGCTACAGGTGAATACCGTATTGGTGCTGGCCACTCTATAATCGGTGTAGTAGGAACCGGAAGTTCAAAGAGTTTATTTAGATCTGGCCAAGGGGATGGATTCTTAAATGTAAGCAGACCTTATGCTCAATTAAGATATCAGAACAAAGGATTTTTTGCTCAAGGTTTCTGGTCAAACCAAAAAGGTACAGACGGCACTACATGGCTTTATGTCAATGGATTGACTCAAATCAACGATATCAATCAATACGAAGGTCAAGTTCAATACAATTTTAACACGTTAAATGACAAACTTGAAGTAACCACTGGTGCTGACTACAGACTAAATACCATTGACACAAAAGGATCGGTCAATGGTCGTAATGAAGATAATGATGATTATTCGATAATAGGAGCATATGCCCAGATAAAAGCAAAGCTAGCTAGTAAACTGGACTTGGTTGCTGCCGGCAGATACGATCAGTTTAAGGCTTTGGATGCATCTGGTTTTTCTCCAAGAGTAGCATTGGTATATAAAGCATCTGACAATCACACATTTAGGGCAACATGGAACCATTCACTTGGTGCGCCTTCTTCATTACAACTGGTAAATGACTTTGCAGCAGGCGATAGAGGTGCTTTTAAGGTATGGTTGAATGCAGGTTCGAATCCGCTGACTTTTAACAATAACCGGTACTTTAGTTTTGTCACTAATCAGGCTATGACTTCTCCTGACCTGGCATTGAGAGCTGCTTTTGCTGCTGCAACTGCAGGACTGAAGGCTGCCAACGCAGCTCTACCTTATGCATTATTAGAAAGCGCAGCATTTGTTGGGTCAATAACAGGTACTACAAAAGGTACACTTATGGATGCAGCAGGAAAACCTTATGCCCCACTAAGTAGAGGTGTCATCGGATTGTCCACTTCTGATATGTATGAAATAGGGTATGTAGGCAAGATGGGTAAATTAAATATGACTGTTGATTTATACTACAATTCAAGAAAAACAACCTTACCCCAGGTCTTACCGCATCTCCATTTATAGGATATGCTACAGCTGGTGCTGATTTGGCTGCGGCTGTAGAAACGTCTTTATTGGCTAATAATATACCGGCTGCCAATGCAAAGGCAATAGCAGGCGCATACACACAAGCGGTCAATTCTTTGACACAAAAAAATGGAGTTTTATCTCCACTAGGTTTATTAAGTTCTGACCAATCAATAACAGGAAAAACTTTGGACCTTACTTATTTTAATGTAGAGGAGATCAATTATACAGGAGCAGATCTTGGACTAAACTACGCCATTGATAAAAATTGGGGAGTATTTACCAACTATAGTTATTTAAGTCAGGTATATTGGGATGCTGTTAAAGTAACCGGATCAAATACAACGGTACCTTTCGCTTTAAATATGCCAGCGAATAGATTTAGAGTTGGTTTTGACTTTATTCAAAACAAAGGATTGGTATTTAATGCAAGTGTAAGGTATCAGGATGGTTTCAAAAGTGTAAACGGTTTGGCTTGGTCTGGAGATATACCTGCTTACACACTCGTAGATGCAGGACTTGGGTATATCGTTAATGACAAATTGACCTTGAATATAAGTGGAACAAACCTTCTTAATGAAAAATACAGAATTTTGGCCAACGCTCCTATCATAGGCACTATGGTCTTGGCTAAGGCAGTCTATAAAATTTTCTAATAGAGTATAGATAAGACACAAAAGAGTCAATAAATGCAATCAACATGTTGCTTTTGTTGACTCTTTTCTTTCCATATGAATAAGTACCATGGATGTTTTATACTCCCTCTCTATACTGTTTCACTAAAAAATGTCCATTTTAGGAGATAAAAAAAGGAATCTTGGGAAAAGATTCCTTTTTTGTTTGCATCTACACAACACCTATTTCGTGTGTATCATACAATTCCGCTATAAAATTTTAAGTTTAGAATTTAGTGGGTTATCCTGATAGAAACAAGTCTTCATGGTTTGAGCCTGGCAACCTATGTTGAGAGGTATGAGTTGCGGACAGTTTAAACAATTTATATGTACCTCTCACTTCAACGTCGAAGCCCCAATACCTTTTGCAACCTGACGTGGTGGAAACTTTGCAATACTTTCCTGATGTTTGCGGATATGAGGTGCAAAAAGGTTGACTACCCACGATCTTTCTTTCATCCATTGGAAATGATTTTTGCCGTCGGGAGATCTTTCGAATGGATCTAACTTAATATTGATCAAGAGTCCACCGTCAATTTTACGCGGTGCATCTAGCCATTCGTCTTTGACTGCAGTATGGACTTTCCATTGGTCAACACGCATAGCGTTGAGATCGTTTTCGCCATAATAGAAAAACTCCCGACGTTTAGAAGGTTCATTTTTAATTAGTATACCCAATTGATTGTACCCATCCAGATGCACTTTATACCCTTTATGTCCATTGAGAAGTTTGTCTTTGATATCCATGTCACCGATCCCAGCCATGAGTGTTGGCAACCAATCTTCGGAGGTGAAAAATTCACCTGAATAGGTATTTGCTTCTATTTTTCCAGGCCATTTGACTATCATAGGTACCCTAAATCCTCCTTCCCAGGTAGTACCTTTTTCACCTCTGAAACCAGCTGTTCCTGCATCGGGCCAATGAGACATATTCACACCATTGTCAGATGTGAATAATATGATAGTGTTATCATCCACCTTTAATTCCTTGAGTTTATCTAATAATTGACCGATAACAAAGTCCAATTGCATCAGACCATCAGCATATGTGCTCATTCCGGATTTTCCTTTCCACCTATCGGGCACGTGGGTGATTTGGTGCATGCGTGTAGGTGTAAACCACAAGAAAAAAGGATCTTTGTGGTTTTTTTCCAGCCAATGTCCTGCTTCCTTGCCGAAAATCTCATCTATATCGGCCATTTTTGCTTTGGGTAGAGGGCCTTTATCTACTATCTTTTGCTTGCCTACCATTCCCCATCTTTTGTCCACCGTGGTGTCTAATTGCGTAGTAGCATAGCTCCAGATTACATTTCGGGGATTCCCGGAGAAGTCAGGGTTTTTAGGGAACTCCGGTTGCTCGGACATTTCCATCATATTGAGATGGTACAACATACCATAAAACTCATCGAAGCCGTGCACTGTGGGTAGATACTCATTGCGATCGCCCATATGCCATTTGCCAAACAAAGCTGTCTTATATCCATGCTCTTTGAGTAAGGTGGCCAATGTAGGATCTTCTTTTTGGATACCCAATTTTTGACCTGGCTGCCCTACTGAGGTCAAACCTGTGCGTATGGGATACTGTCCTGTGATGATTGCTGCCCTGCCAGCAGTACAACTTGGTTGAGCATAATAATCTGTGAGCATCTTGCCTTCTTTGGCTATTCTGTCGATATTGGGTGTCTGGTAGGAAGCCAAACCTCTATGGTAACAAGATAGGTCAAAGTAACCTACATCGTCTACCATGATCATGACAATGTTCGGTTTCTTTTGTGCTATCAAAACATAAGACAAGCTCAAAAAAACGATAAGCATTTTGATTTTTAAACTATTCATATTCAACTTTTAATTTTTTATTTTAATTTTTTTAAACCATTAAGGTTCATTTAGATTTTTATTAAACTTTCTTTTTAAACCATTAAGGTATTAAGGTTCATTTAGATTTTCTTTTTAAACCATTAAGGCATTAAGGTTCATTTAGAATGTTAATAAAACTAAACTTTTAGCCAAATTAACAATTAATTCATTAACAATTAACCTATATCCTCTCTATTCCCGGTACAACATACGATTGATTTAACCAACTTTGCTCAGGAATATATTGTCTAAAAAACACATTGAAAGGCTGACCTTTTTCCACTGGATGCCAATTGCCTGCCTTGTCAGGGGCAGGTTTGTCAGCTTGAAAATAAATATCTAAGCTGCCGTCTTGATTGTATTTAAAAGTCTTCGTATAGGTACCCAACGAATTAATTTTATAGTCATTAGGGACGAGATTATATTCGTCAGTGTAAGCGGTCAATGACCAGAATCCAATTGGCTTTGGCAGTTGCTCTTTAGTGAAATGCATTTTGTATTGATATTTACCATCTAACGGTCTCCCTTTAGTATCGTTGAAGGTCCGAGCTTTGACACATTCTTCGATCCAGTGTTCCATAAGACCTATCATACATTGACTGCCTGCCCGACCAAAAAAATCACCGGACTCAGCAGTCCTTCCCCAGTTTTTAGGTCCCCATATCCATTGGTTGGAGGTGGTATTTTGGTTGGTGATAGAGGCATATTGGATAGAGGCATTTTTTAATAATGCTATGGCATCCACTACGGCTCTTCGCAGTCCTTTTTGGATAGACGGATGTAAGGTATCTGGTTTGGTTGTACCTCTGCTACCCATACCCACTAAAGCATATTTCTGCATCAAAGCATCATCTCTTGATGGCGGTGGGTTTTGGATCATCACCTCATTGATCATCTTTATTGCAAACAAAGGATCTTCTTTAGCATCAAATACATCCATCACATCACGAGAATACGGCTTTTTTATTTTACCTTTTTCGCTCAGCATATTGATTTTAAATTGATCTAAAAGTGTTTTAGTTTTGGCCACATCTTGAGGGTCGTCCCATATGGTATATACTCTTACCGTAATAAACGACCAATTCGTGGGGCTACGATATACCCCTTTGTATCCCGTAGTATCTCCTTTAAATCCTGGACCAACCACAAGATATTCACCAGCCACGTTGTTGGTAGCTCGGGTACCGATATAACCGTACAAATCCGAGTACATCTCTACCAACTGTACACTATAATATCTGTTTGTGGGATTTTCAGGGACGGTAATGATAGCGGCATCATTGGTCAAATCCGTCCAACAGAATCCATATCTTGTATCCCTATTTGGCGATCCACCATACTTGTTTTCTGGCAAAGGTGGAATTTCTGTTTGCCAGAGTTCATTGACACCCATGGATATATTACGCTCAGGCTTCTCCACAAACCGATATCTTATGTTTGACCAGTACATTGCCGGATAACCATAGATTACCGCATCTTTGCCTACTTCGTAAGCATACAGTTCTCGCCAGTCGCCCTTCGCATACTCCGGATTGGCACTACGAAGAGCATTGATTTGTCTTCCTAATTTTTCAAAACCATAAAAATAGGCAGCTACAACCCCAAGTACAATAATTGCTAAAAGTGCTATGAAAAATTTTCTCATTTCAACAATTTTATTAAATTTTTAATATTATTATTTAAACTCAACAGTTACCTTTTCCAAAATGCCTTTATAATCAAAAGGTGTTTGATATTGTTTTGTTATCGCTGCACCTACATTACTTCCTACACAAAATCCAGCACCAAATCCGATACCATAAATTCGTGCCATAGTCACATCTTTCAAGATACCTGCCGGCTTATCATCTATGAATAACTCTATATCACCTTTGGTCGTTAATGGTCGTGGTAAGCGTTCTTTGAGCATGTATCGGAAAGTCAATCTGTGTTGACCAGGACTCAACTTTTGAGTGGATTCAATATGATATTCTTTTAT
Proteins encoded in this region:
- a CDS encoding TonB-dependent receptor; the encoded protein is MANNIPAANAKAIAGAYTQAVNSLTQKNGVLSPLGLLSSDQSITGKTLDLTYFNVEEINYTGADLGLNYAIDKNWGVFTNYSYLSQVYWDAVKVTGSNTTVPFALNMPANRFRVGFDFIQNKGLVFNASVRYQDGFKSVNGLAWSGDIPAYTLVDAGLGYIVNDKLTLNISGTNLLNEKYRILANAPIIGTMVLAKAVYKIF
- a CDS encoding DUF1254 domain-containing protein, which translates into the protein MRKFFIALLAIIVLGVVAAYFYGFEKLGRQINALRSANPEYAKGDWRELYAYEVGKDAVIYGYPAMYWSNIRYRFVEKPERNISMGVNELWQTEIPPLPENKYGGSPNRDTRYGFCWTDLTNDAAIITVPENPTNRYYSVQLVEMYSDLYGYIGTRATNNVAGEYLVVGPGFKGDTTGYKGVYRSPTNWSFITVRVYTIWDDPQDVAKTKTLLDQFKINMLSEKGKIKKPYSRDVMDVFDAKEDPLFAIKMINEVMIQNPPPSRDDALMQKYALVGMGSRGTTKPDTLHPSIQKGLRRAVVDAIALLKNASIQYASITNQNTTSNQWIWGPKNWGRTAESGDFFGRAGSQCMIGLMEHWIEECVKARTFNDTKGRPLDGKYQYKMHFTKEQLPKPIGFWSLTAYTDEYNLVPNDYKINSLGTYTKTFKYNQDGSLDIYFQADKPAPDKAGNWHPVEKGQPFNVFFRQYIPEQSWLNQSYVVPGIERI
- a CDS encoding carboxypeptidase-like regulatory domain-containing protein encodes the protein MYKLLTFSVFILLTYSISAQNMLNGSVIDNTTGEPIIGANLTIKDTGQGTTTDFDGKYSFSSSKSFPWTIIVSYIGYETKSIIADGKTELNIRLSSDAELLDEVVVSASRKAEKKQESPSAISVLSGKNLH
- a CDS encoding Crp/Fnr family transcriptional regulator, producing the protein MTKISLYQYDLIKNNLKEFDDKVVEMLIEISSYIVVPAKTRILDFGNSERKAFYIIEGFFRGAYKDEKGVEFNIMLRRSNTFNLNVEHLVNDNPATYSFEAIMDSKILLFDFVEFENLALKKKKFTKLYIKILKENMIIMQYRIEESLTKLPVERYINLLNKNPELFQKVFNKHIANYLGITPVSLSRIRKRIYERTK
- a CDS encoding TonB-dependent receptor, encoding MALRNTTGVDVSQMGVADGHINLRGRSAAFNTETFIIADYRNINLPSLGTMINGQNPIDGIDMEKIEVIKGPGGALYGPGVEAGVVHFISKSAFKEQGLTVSLGAGTQSQLQGALRYAGVSKSQKFGYKLTGYYRQARDFEIDLTDSIQKARVNAYPKQITSSLTGQKIGDPTINYDNEAYNVNATGEYRIGAGHSIIGVVGTGSSKSLFRSGQGDGFLNVSRPYAQLRYQNKGFFAQGFWSNQKGTDGTTWLYVNGLTQINDINQYEGQVQYNFNTLNDKLEVTTGADYRLNTIDTKGSVNGRNEDNDDYSIIGAYAQIKAKLASKLDLVAAGRYDQFKALDASGFSPRVALVYKASDNHTFRATWNHSLGAPSSLQLVNDFAAGDRGAFKVWLNAGSNPLTFNNNRYFSFVTNQAMTSPDLALRAAFAAATAGLKAANAALPYALLESAAFVGSITGTTKGTLMDAAGKPYAPLSRGVIGLSTSDMYEIGYVGKMGKLNMTVDLYYNSRKTTLPQVLPHLHL
- a CDS encoding arylsulfatase; the encoded protein is MLIVFLSLSYVLIAQKKPNIVMIMVDDVGYFDLSCYHRGLASYQTPNIDRIAKEGKMLTDYYAQPSCTAGRAAIITGQYPIRTGLTSVGQPGQKLGIQKEDPTLATLLKEHGYKTALFGKWHMGDRNEYLPTVHGFDEFYGMLYHLNMMEMSEQPEFPKNPDFSGNPRNVIWSYATTQLDTTVDKRWGMVGKQKIVDKGPLPKAKMADIDEIFGKEAGHWLEKNHKDPFFLWFTPTRMHQITHVPDRWKGKSGMSTYADGLMQLDFVIGQLLDKLKELKVDDNTIILFTSDNGVNMSHWPDAGTAGFRGEKGTTWEGGFRVPMIVKWPGKIEANTYSGEFFTSEDWLPTLMAGIGDMDIKDKLLNGHKGYKVHLDGYNQLGILIKNEPSKRREFFYYGENDLNAMRVDQWKVHTAVKDEWLDAPRKIDGGLLINIKLDPFERSPDGKNHFQWMKERSWVVNLFAPHIRKHQESIAKFPPRQVAKGIGASTLK